Proteins from one Vicugna pacos chromosome 25, VicPac4, whole genome shotgun sequence genomic window:
- the SCRIB gene encoding protein scribble homolog isoform X7, with protein sequence MLKCIPLWRCNRHVESVDKRHCSLQAVPEEIYRYSRSLEELLLDANQLRELPKPFFRLLNLRKLGLSDNEIQRLPPEVANFMQLVELDVSRNDIPEIPESIKFCKALEIADFSGNPLSRLPEGFTQLRSLAHLALNDVSLQALPGDVGNLANLVTLELRENLLKSLPASLSFLVKLEQLDLGGNDLEVLPDTLGALPNLRELWLDRNQLSALPPELGNLRRLVCLDVSENRLEALPAELGGLVLLTDLLLSQNLLQRLPDGIGQLKQLSILKVDQNRLCEVTEAIGDCENLSELILTENLLTALPHSLGKLTKLTNLNVDRNRLEVLPPEIGGCVALSVLSLRDNRLAVLPPELARTAELHVLDVAGNRLQSLPFALTHLNLKALWLAENQAQPMLRFQTEDDAQTGEKVLTCYLLPQQPPPSLEDPGQRSSPSESWSDAPLSRVSVIQFLEAPAGDEDAEEAATEKRGLQRRATPHPSELKVMKRGVERRNEAASCSPDPGPPSPSPPPSEEEKRLSAESGLSVESHLSASTASQGEPEGLLAEVEGLSQQESLPAAQEEVTEETYEEPTVRFAEDTLLLPPEDGESEEGQLEAPWPLPGGRQRLIRKDTPHYKKHFKVSKLPQPEAVAALLQGTRPGCEGPGVPGGWHNGPHTPWAPRAEEEVDDQEDEAAEEEAAAAAEEEEEEKEEEAVASAPSVKGVSFDQANNLLIEPARIEEEELTLTIVRQTGGLGISIAGGRGSTPYKGDDEGIFISRVSEEGPAARAGVRVGDKLLEVNGVALQDAEHQQAVEALRGAGTTVHMRLWRERMVEPENAVTVTPLRPEDDYSPRERWGGGLRLPLLQPQPQPPGPLRQRHVACLVRSEKGLGFSIAGGKGSTPYRAGDGGIFISRIAEGGAAHRAGTLQVGDRVLSINGVDMTEARHDHAVSLLTAASPTIALLLERESGGPLPPSPPPHSPLPPTAAATPGEPGPLRLAPTLLAAALEGPYPVEEVCLPRAGGPLGLSIVGGSDHSSHPFGVQEPGVFISKVLPRGLAARSGLRVGDRILAVNGQDVREATHQEAVSALLRPCLELVLLVRRDPPPPGMRELCIQKAPGEKLGISIRGGAKGHAGNPCDPTDEGIFISKVSPAGAAGRDGRLRVGLRLLEVNQQSLLGLTHGEAVQLLRSVGDSLTVLVCDGFDTSTAAPPEVSPGIIANPFAAGMGRRNSLESISSIDRELSPEGPGKEKELPGQMLPWGPEAGGRSPESLKPDCRTVAATPSTGSVQRVTSGATGGKMTEAPCSPGHQQTKPGVIQPVAQAWPRGSPAPRGRGDPQPSPSPPSPDELPANVKQAYRTFAAVPGLHPPQDAPAQLPTPGPSASPEQLSFRERQKYFELEVRVPQVEGPPKRVSLVGADDLRKMQEEEARKLQQKRAQMLREVVAAADAGLAPDGEAPDDDEPEEEPSWAGQGPAAGLGPSSPPLQGGCAPVRTAKAERRHQERLRVQSPELPVPERALSPAERRALEAEKRALWRAARMKSLEQDALRAQMVLSKSQEGRSKRGPLERLAEAPSPAPTPSPTPLEDLSPQTGTSPGRLSPDFAEELRSLEPSPSPGLLEEDGEVAMVLLGRPSPGAIGPEEVTLCSSRRAIRPGRRGLGPVPS encoded by the exons ATGCTCAAGTGCATCCCGTTGTGGCGCTGCAACCGGCACGTGGAGTCGGTGGACAAGCGGCACTGCTCGCTGCAGGCCGTGCCCGAGGAGATCTATCGCTACAGCCGCAGCCTGGAGGAGCTACTCCTCGACGCCAACCAGCTGCGCGAGCTGCCCAAG CCCTTCTTTCGGTTGCTAAACCTGAGGAAGCTGGGTCTGAGTGACAACGAGATCCAGCGCCTGCCCCCAGAGGTGGCCAACTTCATGCAGCTGGTGGAGCTGGATGTGTCCCGGAACG ACATCCCTGAGATCCCTGAGAGCATTAAGTTCTGCAAAGCCCTGGAGATTGCAGACTTCAGTGGGAACCCCTTGTCCAG GCTCCCTGAAGGCTTCACTCAGCTCCGAAGCCTGGCTCATCTGGCCCTGAACGATGTATCCCTGCAGGCGCTTCCTGGAGACGTGGGCAA CCTTGCCAACCTGGTGACCCTGGAGCTCCGGGAGAACTTGCTCAAGTCCTTGCCTGC GTCCCTGTCTTTCCTGGTCAAGCTGGAACAGCTGGATCTGGGAGGCAACGATCTGGAAGTGCTG CCTGACACTCTGGGGGCCCTGCCCAACCTGCGTGAGCTGTGGCTGGACCGGAACCAGCTGTCGGCACTGCCTCCG GAGCTCGGGAACCTGCGGCGCCTGGTGTGCCTGGATGTGTCGGAGAACCGGCTGGAGGCACTGCCTGCGGAGCTCGGCGGGCTGGTGCTGCTTACTGACCTGCTGCTTTCACAGAACTTGCTGCAGCGGCTTCCTGACGGCATCG GTCAGCTGAAGCAGCTGTCCATCCTGAAGGTGGACCAGAACCGTCTGTGCGAGGTGACCGAGGCCATCGGGGACTGTGAGAACCTGTCTGAGCTGATCCTCACGGAGAACCTGCTGACG GCTCTGCCCCACTCCTTGGGGAAGCTGACCAAGCTGACCAACCTCAACGTGGACCGGAACCGCCTGGAGGTGCTGCCCCCTGAGATTGGAGGCTGTGTGGCACTCAGTGTCCTCTCCCTGAGGGACAACCGGCTGGCTGTCCTGCCGCCCGAGCTCGCCCGCACGGCCGAGCTGCACGTGCTGGACGTGGCCGGGAACCG GCTGCAGAGTCTGCCGTTCGCGCTCACGCACCTTAACCTGAAGGCCCTGTGGCTGGCTGAGAACCAGGCGCAGCCCATGCTCCGCTTCCAGACTGAGGATGATGCCCAGACGGGCGAGAAGGTGCTCACCTGCTAtctgctgccccagcagcccccaccCAGCCTTG AGGACCCGGGGCAGCGGAGCAGCCCTTCTGAGAGCTGGAGTGACGCCCCGCTCAGCCGCGTCAGCGTCATCCAGTTCCTGGAGGCCCCTGCAGGCGACGAGGATGCCGAGGAAGCCGCCACAGAGAAACGG GGGCTGCAGCGTCGGGCTACGCCTCACCCCAGCGAACTCAAGGTGATGAAGAGGGGTGTGGAGCGTCGGAACGAAGCCGCCTCCTGCAGTCCTGACCCCGGGCCGCCCTCGCCCTCACCCCCGCCCTCAGAGGAG GAGAAGAGGCTGAGCGCCGAGTCTGGCCTGAGTGTGGAGTCGCACCTGTCTGCCAGCACGGCCTCCCAGGGTGAGCCCGAGGGCCTTCTGGCTGAGGTGGAGGGGCTGAGCCAGCAGGAGTCTCTGCCAGCCGCCCAGGAGGAGGTCACAGAGGAGACCTACGAGGAG CCCACAGTGCGCTTTGCAGAAGACACGCTGCTGCTGCCCCCGGAGGATGGTGAGAGcgaggaggggcagctggagGCCCCTTGGCCCCTGCCAGGCGGGAGACAGCGGCTCATCCGGAAGGACACGCCCCACTACAAGAAGCACTTCAAGGTCTCGAAGCTGCCCCAGCCCGAGGCAGTTGCGGCCCTGCTGCAGGGGACACGGCCCGGCTGTGAGGGCCCGGGAGTGCCTGGGGGCTGGCACAATGGGCCGCACACGCCCTGGGCCCCTCGCGCAGAGGAGGAGGTTGACGACCAGGAAGATGAAGCTGCGGAGGAAGAGGCAGCGGCAGCAgccgaggaggaggaagaggagaaggaggaggaggctgtggcCTCTGCGCCTTCTGTCAAG GGGGTGTCGTTTGACCAGGCCAATAACCTGCTGATAGAGCCCGCTCgcattgaggaggaagag CTGACCCTCACCATTGTGCGGCAGACAGGGGGCCTGGGTATCAGCATTGCGGGCGGCAGGGGCTCCACCCCCTACAAGGGAGATGACGAG GGTATATTCATCTCCCGGGTGTCTGAGGAGGGCCCTGCGGCGCGGGCTGGGGTCCGAGTAGGCGACAAGCTCCTCGAG GTGAATGGCGTGGCCTTGCAAGATGCTGAGCACCAGCAGGCCGTGGAGGCTCTGCGTGGGGCAGGTACCACCGTGCACATGCGGCTGTGGCGGGAGCGCATGGTGGAGCCTGAGAACGCGGTTACCGTCACACCTCTGCGGCCTGAGGACGACTACAGCCCCCGGGAGCGGTGGGGAGGCGGCCTGCGCCtgcccctgctccagccccagccccagccccccgggcCCCTCCGCCAGCGCCACGTGGCCTGCCTGGTGCGCAGCGAGAAGGGCTTGGGCTTCAGCATCGCTGGAGGGAAAGGCTCCACGCCCTACCGTGCCGGCGATGGG GGCATCTTCATCTCACGAATTGCTGAGGGGGGCGCCGCCCACCGAGCGGGCACCCTGCAAGTTGGCGACCGCGTCCTTTCC ATCAACGGGGTGGACATGACGGAGGCCAGGCACGACCACGCCGTCTCCCTGCTGACTGCGGCCTCCCCCACCATCGCTCTGCTGCTGGAACGGGAGTCCGGGGggccccttcctcccagccccccGCCACATTCCCCCCTGCCCCCTACTGCCGCTGCCACCCCTGGGGAGCCTGGGCCACTGAGGCTGGCCCCTACTCTGTTGGCTGCTGCCCTGGAGGGGCCGTACCCAGTGGAG GAGGTCTGTCTCCCGAGAGCCGGGGGCCCCCTGGGGCTCAGCATCGTCGGGGGCTCTGACCACTCCAGCCACCCGTTTGGCGTCCAGGAGCCTGGTGTGTTCATCTCCAAG GTGCTCCCGCGGGGCCTGGCTGCACGCAGTGGCCTGCGGGTCGGGGACCGCATCCTGGCAGTGAACGGGCAGGATGTGCGGGAGGCCACACACCAGGAAGCCGTCAGCGCCCTGCTCCGGCCCTGTCTGGAGCTGGTCCTGCTTGTGCGGAGGGACCCGCCCCCCCCGGGCATGCGGGAGCTCTGTATCCAGAAGGCCCCTGGGGAGAAACTGGGCATCAGCATCCGTGGGGGCGCCAAAGGCCacgcagggaacccctgtgacccTACAGACGAGGGCATCTTCATCTCCAAG GTGAGCCCCGCGGGAGCGGCCGGGCGTGACGGCCGCCTGCGTGTGGGGCTGCGGCTGCTGGAGGTGAACCAGCAGAGCCTGCTGGGCCTGACTCACGGCGAGGCCGTGCAGCTGCTGCGCAGCGTGGGCGACAGCCTGACCGTACTCGTCTGTGACGGCTTTGACACCAGCACCGCCGCCCCTCCCGAG GTGTCCCCGGGCATCATCGCCAATCCCTTTGCAGCGGGCATGGGCCGCCGGAACAGCCTGGAAAGCATCTCCTCCATCGACCGGGAGCTGAGCCCCGAGGGCCCCGGCAAG GAGAAGGAGCTGCCTGGACAGATGCTACCTTGGGGGCCGGAGGCTGGG GGTCGGAGCCCAGAGAGCCTAAAGCCGGACTGCCGCACCGTAGCCGCCACACCCAGCACTGGCAGTGTGCAGAGG GTAACTTCTGGGGCAACTGGAGGGAAGATGACTGAGGCCCCCTGTTCCCCTGGCCACCAGCAA ACAAAACCTGGGGTGATCCAGCCAGTGGCTCAGGCCTGGCCAAGGGGCTCCCCGGCCCCCAGGGGCAGAGGTGATCCCCAACCC tccccctccccgccctcccctgaCGAGCTGCCCGCCAACGTGAAGCAGGCCTACAGGACTTTCGCTGCCGTGCCCGGCCTGCACCCACCTCAGGACGCCCCTGCCCAG CTCCCCACGCCTGGGCCCTCGGCCTCCCCGGAGCAGCTGTCCTTCCGGGAGCGGCAGAAGTACTTTGAGCTGGAGGTTCGGGTGCCCCAGGTCGAGGGACCCCCTAAGCGTGTGTCACTGGTGGGTGCCGACGACCTGCGGAAAATGCAGGAGGAGGAAG cccgaAAGCTGCAGCAGAAAAGGGCACAGATGCTGCGCgaggtggtggcagcagcagacGCAGGGCTTGCCCCGGACGGTGAGGCCCCTGACGACGACGAGCCCGAGGAGGAGCCGTCCTGGGCCGGCCAGGGCCCTGCCGCAGG GCTCGGCCCCTCGTCCCCTCCGCTGCAGGGAGGCTGCGCCCCGGTGCGGACAGCCAAAGCCGAGCGGCGCCACCAGGAGCGGCTGCGCGTGCAGAGCCCCGAGCTGCCCGTCCCAGAGCGGGCCCTGTCCCCCGCCGAGCGCCGCGCCCTGGAGGCAGAGAAGCGTGCACTGTGGAGGGCAGCCAG GATGAAGTCCTTGGAGCAGGACGCCCTCCGCGCACAGATGGTCCTCAGCAAGTCCCAGGAGGGCCGCAGCAAGCGTGGGCCCCTGGAGCGCCTGGCCGAGGCCCCCTCTCCTGCGCCCACCCCTTCACCCACCCCCTTGGAAG ACCTCAGTCCCCAGACCGGCACCTCCCCGGGACGCTTG TCCCCAGACTTTGCCGAGGAGCTGAGATCCTTGGAACCATCTCCGAGCCCTG GTCTGCTGGAGGAGGATGGAGAGGTGGCCATGGTGCTTCTGGGCAGGCCCTCTCCAGGAGCCATTGGTCCTGAGGAGGTGACACTGTGCAGCAGCCGCCGCGCAATTCGACCAGGGCGCCGGGGCCTGGGTCCGGTGCCTTCCTAG
- the SCRIB gene encoding protein scribble homolog isoform X12 produces MLKCIPLWRCNRHVESVDKRHCSLQAVPEEIYRYSRSLEELLLDANQLRELPKPFFRLLNLRKLGLSDNEIQRLPPEVANFMQLVELDVSRNDIPEIPESIKFCKALEIADFSGNPLSRLPEGFTQLRSLAHLALNDVSLQALPGDVGNLANLVTLELRENLLKSLPASLSFLVKLEQLDLGGNDLEVLPDTLGALPNLRELWLDRNQLSALPPELGNLRRLVCLDVSENRLEALPAELGGLVLLTDLLLSQNLLQRLPDGIGQLKQLSILKVDQNRLCEVTEAIGDCENLSELILTENLLTALPHSLGKLTKLTNLNVDRNRLEVLPPEIGGCVALSVLSLRDNRLAVLPPELARTAELHVLDVAGNRLQSLPFALTHLNLKALWLAENQAQPMLRFQTEDDAQTGEKVLTCYLLPQQPPPSLEDPGQRSSPSESWSDAPLSRVSVIQFLEAPAGDEDAEEAATEKRGLQRRATPHPSELKVMKRGVERRNEAASCSPDPGPPSPSPPPSEEEKRLSAESGLSVESHLSASTASQGEPEGLLAEVEGLSQQESLPAAQEEVTEETYEEPTVRFAEDTLLLPPEDGESEEGQLEAPWPLPGGRQRLIRKDTPHYKKHFKVSKLPQPEAVAALLQGTRPGCEGPGVPGGWHNGPHTPWAPRAEEEVDDQEDEAAEEEAAAAAEEEEEEKEEEAVASAPSVKGVSFDQANNLLIEPARIEEEELTLTIVRQTGGLGISIAGGRGSTPYKGDDEGIFISRVSEEGPAARAGVRVGDKLLEVNGVALQDAEHQQAVEALRGAGTTVHMRLWRERMVEPENAVTVTPLRPEDDYSPRERWGGGLRLPLLQPQPQPPGPLRQRHVACLVRSEKGLGFSIAGGKGSTPYRAGDGGIFISRIAEGGAAHRAGTLQVGDRVLSINGVDMTEARHDHAVSLLTAASPTIALLLERESGGPLPPSPPPHSPLPPTAAATPGEPGPLRLAPTLLAAALEGPYPVEEVCLPRAGGPLGLSIVGGSDHSSHPFGVQEPGVFISKVLPRGLAARSGLRVGDRILAVNGQDVREATHQEAVSALLRPCLELVLLVRRDPPPPGMRELCIQKAPGEKLGISIRGGAKGHAGNPCDPTDEGIFISKVSPAGAAGRDGRLRVGLRLLEVNQQSLLGLTHGEAVQLLRSVGDSLTVLVCDGFDTSTAAPPEVSPGIIANPFAAGMGRRNSLESISSIDRELSPEGPGKEKELPGQMLPWGPEAGGRSPESLKPDCRTVAATPSTGSVQRVTSGATGGKMTEAPCSPGHQQSPSPPSPDELPANVKQAYRTFAAVPGLHPPQDAPAQLPTPGPSASPEQLSFRERQKYFELEVRVPQVEGPPKRVSLVGADDLRKMQEEEARKLQQKRAQMLREVVAAADAGLAPDGEAPDDDEPEEEPSWAGQGPAAGLGPSSPPLQGGCAPVRTAKAERRHQERLRVQSPELPVPERALSPAERRALEAEKRALWRAARMKSLEQDALRAQMVLSKSQEGRSKRGPLERLAEAPSPAPTPSPTPLEDLSPQTGTSPGRLSPDFAEELRSLEPSPSPGLLEEDGEVAMVLLGRPSPGAIGPEEVTLCSSRRAIRPGRRGLGPVPS; encoded by the exons ATGCTCAAGTGCATCCCGTTGTGGCGCTGCAACCGGCACGTGGAGTCGGTGGACAAGCGGCACTGCTCGCTGCAGGCCGTGCCCGAGGAGATCTATCGCTACAGCCGCAGCCTGGAGGAGCTACTCCTCGACGCCAACCAGCTGCGCGAGCTGCCCAAG CCCTTCTTTCGGTTGCTAAACCTGAGGAAGCTGGGTCTGAGTGACAACGAGATCCAGCGCCTGCCCCCAGAGGTGGCCAACTTCATGCAGCTGGTGGAGCTGGATGTGTCCCGGAACG ACATCCCTGAGATCCCTGAGAGCATTAAGTTCTGCAAAGCCCTGGAGATTGCAGACTTCAGTGGGAACCCCTTGTCCAG GCTCCCTGAAGGCTTCACTCAGCTCCGAAGCCTGGCTCATCTGGCCCTGAACGATGTATCCCTGCAGGCGCTTCCTGGAGACGTGGGCAA CCTTGCCAACCTGGTGACCCTGGAGCTCCGGGAGAACTTGCTCAAGTCCTTGCCTGC GTCCCTGTCTTTCCTGGTCAAGCTGGAACAGCTGGATCTGGGAGGCAACGATCTGGAAGTGCTG CCTGACACTCTGGGGGCCCTGCCCAACCTGCGTGAGCTGTGGCTGGACCGGAACCAGCTGTCGGCACTGCCTCCG GAGCTCGGGAACCTGCGGCGCCTGGTGTGCCTGGATGTGTCGGAGAACCGGCTGGAGGCACTGCCTGCGGAGCTCGGCGGGCTGGTGCTGCTTACTGACCTGCTGCTTTCACAGAACTTGCTGCAGCGGCTTCCTGACGGCATCG GTCAGCTGAAGCAGCTGTCCATCCTGAAGGTGGACCAGAACCGTCTGTGCGAGGTGACCGAGGCCATCGGGGACTGTGAGAACCTGTCTGAGCTGATCCTCACGGAGAACCTGCTGACG GCTCTGCCCCACTCCTTGGGGAAGCTGACCAAGCTGACCAACCTCAACGTGGACCGGAACCGCCTGGAGGTGCTGCCCCCTGAGATTGGAGGCTGTGTGGCACTCAGTGTCCTCTCCCTGAGGGACAACCGGCTGGCTGTCCTGCCGCCCGAGCTCGCCCGCACGGCCGAGCTGCACGTGCTGGACGTGGCCGGGAACCG GCTGCAGAGTCTGCCGTTCGCGCTCACGCACCTTAACCTGAAGGCCCTGTGGCTGGCTGAGAACCAGGCGCAGCCCATGCTCCGCTTCCAGACTGAGGATGATGCCCAGACGGGCGAGAAGGTGCTCACCTGCTAtctgctgccccagcagcccccaccCAGCCTTG AGGACCCGGGGCAGCGGAGCAGCCCTTCTGAGAGCTGGAGTGACGCCCCGCTCAGCCGCGTCAGCGTCATCCAGTTCCTGGAGGCCCCTGCAGGCGACGAGGATGCCGAGGAAGCCGCCACAGAGAAACGG GGGCTGCAGCGTCGGGCTACGCCTCACCCCAGCGAACTCAAGGTGATGAAGAGGGGTGTGGAGCGTCGGAACGAAGCCGCCTCCTGCAGTCCTGACCCCGGGCCGCCCTCGCCCTCACCCCCGCCCTCAGAGGAG GAGAAGAGGCTGAGCGCCGAGTCTGGCCTGAGTGTGGAGTCGCACCTGTCTGCCAGCACGGCCTCCCAGGGTGAGCCCGAGGGCCTTCTGGCTGAGGTGGAGGGGCTGAGCCAGCAGGAGTCTCTGCCAGCCGCCCAGGAGGAGGTCACAGAGGAGACCTACGAGGAG CCCACAGTGCGCTTTGCAGAAGACACGCTGCTGCTGCCCCCGGAGGATGGTGAGAGcgaggaggggcagctggagGCCCCTTGGCCCCTGCCAGGCGGGAGACAGCGGCTCATCCGGAAGGACACGCCCCACTACAAGAAGCACTTCAAGGTCTCGAAGCTGCCCCAGCCCGAGGCAGTTGCGGCCCTGCTGCAGGGGACACGGCCCGGCTGTGAGGGCCCGGGAGTGCCTGGGGGCTGGCACAATGGGCCGCACACGCCCTGGGCCCCTCGCGCAGAGGAGGAGGTTGACGACCAGGAAGATGAAGCTGCGGAGGAAGAGGCAGCGGCAGCAgccgaggaggaggaagaggagaaggaggaggaggctgtggcCTCTGCGCCTTCTGTCAAG GGGGTGTCGTTTGACCAGGCCAATAACCTGCTGATAGAGCCCGCTCgcattgaggaggaagag CTGACCCTCACCATTGTGCGGCAGACAGGGGGCCTGGGTATCAGCATTGCGGGCGGCAGGGGCTCCACCCCCTACAAGGGAGATGACGAG GGTATATTCATCTCCCGGGTGTCTGAGGAGGGCCCTGCGGCGCGGGCTGGGGTCCGAGTAGGCGACAAGCTCCTCGAG GTGAATGGCGTGGCCTTGCAAGATGCTGAGCACCAGCAGGCCGTGGAGGCTCTGCGTGGGGCAGGTACCACCGTGCACATGCGGCTGTGGCGGGAGCGCATGGTGGAGCCTGAGAACGCGGTTACCGTCACACCTCTGCGGCCTGAGGACGACTACAGCCCCCGGGAGCGGTGGGGAGGCGGCCTGCGCCtgcccctgctccagccccagccccagccccccgggcCCCTCCGCCAGCGCCACGTGGCCTGCCTGGTGCGCAGCGAGAAGGGCTTGGGCTTCAGCATCGCTGGAGGGAAAGGCTCCACGCCCTACCGTGCCGGCGATGGG GGCATCTTCATCTCACGAATTGCTGAGGGGGGCGCCGCCCACCGAGCGGGCACCCTGCAAGTTGGCGACCGCGTCCTTTCC ATCAACGGGGTGGACATGACGGAGGCCAGGCACGACCACGCCGTCTCCCTGCTGACTGCGGCCTCCCCCACCATCGCTCTGCTGCTGGAACGGGAGTCCGGGGggccccttcctcccagccccccGCCACATTCCCCCCTGCCCCCTACTGCCGCTGCCACCCCTGGGGAGCCTGGGCCACTGAGGCTGGCCCCTACTCTGTTGGCTGCTGCCCTGGAGGGGCCGTACCCAGTGGAG GAGGTCTGTCTCCCGAGAGCCGGGGGCCCCCTGGGGCTCAGCATCGTCGGGGGCTCTGACCACTCCAGCCACCCGTTTGGCGTCCAGGAGCCTGGTGTGTTCATCTCCAAG GTGCTCCCGCGGGGCCTGGCTGCACGCAGTGGCCTGCGGGTCGGGGACCGCATCCTGGCAGTGAACGGGCAGGATGTGCGGGAGGCCACACACCAGGAAGCCGTCAGCGCCCTGCTCCGGCCCTGTCTGGAGCTGGTCCTGCTTGTGCGGAGGGACCCGCCCCCCCCGGGCATGCGGGAGCTCTGTATCCAGAAGGCCCCTGGGGAGAAACTGGGCATCAGCATCCGTGGGGGCGCCAAAGGCCacgcagggaacccctgtgacccTACAGACGAGGGCATCTTCATCTCCAAG GTGAGCCCCGCGGGAGCGGCCGGGCGTGACGGCCGCCTGCGTGTGGGGCTGCGGCTGCTGGAGGTGAACCAGCAGAGCCTGCTGGGCCTGACTCACGGCGAGGCCGTGCAGCTGCTGCGCAGCGTGGGCGACAGCCTGACCGTACTCGTCTGTGACGGCTTTGACACCAGCACCGCCGCCCCTCCCGAG GTGTCCCCGGGCATCATCGCCAATCCCTTTGCAGCGGGCATGGGCCGCCGGAACAGCCTGGAAAGCATCTCCTCCATCGACCGGGAGCTGAGCCCCGAGGGCCCCGGCAAG GAGAAGGAGCTGCCTGGACAGATGCTACCTTGGGGGCCGGAGGCTGGG GGTCGGAGCCCAGAGAGCCTAAAGCCGGACTGCCGCACCGTAGCCGCCACACCCAGCACTGGCAGTGTGCAGAGG GTAACTTCTGGGGCAACTGGAGGGAAGATGACTGAGGCCCCCTGTTCCCCTGGCCACCAGCAA tccccctccccgccctcccctgaCGAGCTGCCCGCCAACGTGAAGCAGGCCTACAGGACTTTCGCTGCCGTGCCCGGCCTGCACCCACCTCAGGACGCCCCTGCCCAG CTCCCCACGCCTGGGCCCTCGGCCTCCCCGGAGCAGCTGTCCTTCCGGGAGCGGCAGAAGTACTTTGAGCTGGAGGTTCGGGTGCCCCAGGTCGAGGGACCCCCTAAGCGTGTGTCACTGGTGGGTGCCGACGACCTGCGGAAAATGCAGGAGGAGGAAG cccgaAAGCTGCAGCAGAAAAGGGCACAGATGCTGCGCgaggtggtggcagcagcagacGCAGGGCTTGCCCCGGACGGTGAGGCCCCTGACGACGACGAGCCCGAGGAGGAGCCGTCCTGGGCCGGCCAGGGCCCTGCCGCAGG GCTCGGCCCCTCGTCCCCTCCGCTGCAGGGAGGCTGCGCCCCGGTGCGGACAGCCAAAGCCGAGCGGCGCCACCAGGAGCGGCTGCGCGTGCAGAGCCCCGAGCTGCCCGTCCCAGAGCGGGCCCTGTCCCCCGCCGAGCGCCGCGCCCTGGAGGCAGAGAAGCGTGCACTGTGGAGGGCAGCCAG GATGAAGTCCTTGGAGCAGGACGCCCTCCGCGCACAGATGGTCCTCAGCAAGTCCCAGGAGGGCCGCAGCAAGCGTGGGCCCCTGGAGCGCCTGGCCGAGGCCCCCTCTCCTGCGCCCACCCCTTCACCCACCCCCTTGGAAG ACCTCAGTCCCCAGACCGGCACCTCCCCGGGACGCTTG TCCCCAGACTTTGCCGAGGAGCTGAGATCCTTGGAACCATCTCCGAGCCCTG GTCTGCTGGAGGAGGATGGAGAGGTGGCCATGGTGCTTCTGGGCAGGCCCTCTCCAGGAGCCATTGGTCCTGAGGAGGTGACACTGTGCAGCAGCCGCCGCGCAATTCGACCAGGGCGCCGGGGCCTGGGTCCGGTGCCTTCCTAG